A single Leptolyngbya ohadii IS1 DNA region contains:
- the rfbF gene encoding glucose-1-phosphate cytidylyltransferase, which yields MKAVILAGGLGTRLSEETTIKPKPMVEIGGQPILWHIMKLYSAHGINDFIICCGYKGYVIKEFFANYFLRMSDVTFDMRYNQMNIHAGNAEPWRVTLIDTGENTMTGGRLKRVREHLGSSTFCFTYGDGVSNVNVTELLAFHKSQGTMATLTAVQPPGRFGVISLGKGQTKIQQFNEKPTGDGAWINGGFFVVEPDAIDYIADDSTMWEHDPLNKLAQDGELSAFRHDGFWQPMDTLRDKNYLETLWQSGKAPWKIW from the coding sequence ATGAAAGCAGTCATTCTGGCTGGTGGATTGGGGACGCGTCTGAGTGAGGAAACCACGATTAAGCCGAAGCCGATGGTGGAGATTGGAGGACAGCCGATCCTCTGGCACATCATGAAGCTGTATTCTGCCCACGGCATTAACGATTTCATTATCTGCTGTGGCTACAAAGGCTATGTGATTAAGGAATTCTTCGCCAATTATTTTCTGCGGATGTCGGATGTGACGTTTGATATGCGCTACAACCAGATGAACATCCACGCAGGCAACGCAGAACCCTGGCGCGTCACGCTGATAGACACCGGGGAAAATACGATGACCGGGGGACGGCTGAAACGAGTACGAGAACACCTGGGCAGCAGCACGTTTTGCTTTACCTATGGCGATGGGGTAAGCAACGTCAATGTTACGGAATTACTCGCGTTTCACAAATCCCAGGGGACAATGGCAACCCTCACCGCAGTTCAGCCTCCGGGACGCTTCGGCGTGATTTCCCTCGGCAAGGGACAGACCAAAATTCAGCAGTTTAACGAGAAGCCTACGGGAGACGGAGCCTGGATTAACGGCGGCTTTTTTGTGGTGGAGCCGGATGCGATCGACTATATTGCCGACGACTCAACTATGTGGGAGCATGACCCGCTGAACAAACTGGCGCAGGACGGGGAACTTTCCGCCTTCCGTCACGATGGCTTCTGGCAACCGATGGACACGCTGCGCGATAAGAACTATCTAGAAACCCTGTGGCAGAGCGGCAAAGCTCCCTGGAAAATCTGGTAG
- the petP gene encoding cytochrome b6f subunit PetP, protein MEIGQKVRVRRLRDRSPKAVVDCLGKTGVINGYKMTDGSGVGVVVKFDNGFATWFFEDELETAS, encoded by the coding sequence ATGGAAATCGGTCAAAAAGTGCGCGTGCGGCGGTTGCGCGATCGTTCTCCGAAAGCGGTGGTCGATTGCTTGGGTAAAACAGGTGTGATCAACGGATACAAGATGACAGACGGCAGTGGCGTAGGTGTGGTCGTCAAGTTTGACAACGGCTTTGCCACCTGGTTTTTCGAGGATGAGCTAGAAACAGCAAGTTAG
- a CDS encoding Get3/ArsA fold putative tail anchor-mediating ATPase NosAFP: MALILTFLGKGGTGRSTIAVAAAKQLAGQGKRVLFATQDPTPAIDLLLETPLTADPQPVAGSFQGNFQAMKLYSTTLLERSWEEVKKLEAQYLRSPFFKAVYGQELGVLPGMDNALALNAVREYEKSGSYDVIVYDGTGDLAMLRVLGMPETLSWYIRRFRQVFADSDLGKTISPFVQPIAGAVLNVNWTSGDIFNQPAAAQVNNLLEEGRNAVADPNRVIAYLVTNDDPGAVATAQYLWGSAQQVGLTVGGVLLNQAQSGESVETTFAPLTVRSIPNREGDWQSVMSALPDFTQATNAPRPIRIDTAERKVYLFLPGFDKKQVKLTQYGPEVTIEAGDQRRNIFLPPQLSGKPVSGAKFQDGYLIISF, translated from the coding sequence ATGGCGTTAATTTTGACATTTCTGGGCAAAGGCGGCACGGGTCGCAGCACAATCGCTGTTGCAGCCGCAAAGCAGCTCGCCGGACAGGGGAAGCGCGTTCTGTTTGCAACGCAAGATCCAACCCCCGCGATCGATTTGTTGCTCGAAACGCCATTAACGGCAGACCCTCAGCCTGTAGCGGGTAGCTTTCAAGGCAACTTCCAGGCGATGAAGCTTTATTCCACGACGCTGCTGGAACGAAGCTGGGAGGAAGTGAAAAAGCTGGAGGCGCAGTATTTGCGATCGCCCTTCTTCAAAGCGGTATATGGGCAGGAGTTGGGCGTGCTTCCCGGCATGGATAATGCCTTGGCGCTGAATGCGGTTCGCGAGTACGAAAAAAGCGGCAGCTACGACGTGATTGTGTACGACGGGACGGGCGATCTGGCAATGCTACGCGTGCTGGGAATGCCAGAAACCCTGAGCTGGTACATCCGTCGATTCCGTCAGGTGTTTGCAGATTCCGATCTGGGTAAAACCATTTCGCCCTTTGTGCAGCCGATCGCCGGGGCGGTGCTGAACGTCAACTGGACGAGCGGCGATATTTTCAACCAGCCTGCGGCAGCTCAGGTGAATAACCTGCTAGAAGAGGGCAGAAATGCGGTCGCCGATCCCAATCGCGTGATCGCCTATCTGGTGACGAATGACGATCCGGGAGCCGTGGCAACCGCGCAGTATCTCTGGGGCAGTGCCCAGCAGGTGGGTTTAACGGTTGGAGGTGTGCTGTTAAACCAGGCGCAGTCTGGCGAATCTGTGGAAACGACCTTTGCGCCGCTCACCGTGCGTTCGATTCCCAACCGGGAGGGCGATTGGCAGTCCGTGATGTCAGCGTTACCGGACTTTACTCAGGCAACGAATGCTCCCCGTCCGATTCGGATTGATACCGCAGAGCGCAAGGTTTATCTGTTCCTGCCCGGATTTGATAAGAAGCAGGTGAAGCTAACCCAGTACGGTCCCGAAGTGACGATCGAGGCGGGCGATCAGCGTCGCAATATTTTCCTGCCGCCCCAGCTCAGCGGAAAACCTGTGTCCGGCGCGAAGTTTCAGGATGGGTATCTGATTATCTCGTTCTAG
- a CDS encoding NAD(P)H-dependent oxidoreductase — protein sequence MIIVDTALQARAEAGNPIKVGVFGAGFMSRGLVNQMVNYLPGMRLVAVCNRTIEAAIAAYTGVGVPADQVVTVKTVGELEDAIAQGKYAVTDDPLVLCQSPSIEALVEATGHVEYGARVTMAAIEHQKHMVLMNAELDGTVGPLLKVYADRAGVILTGCDGDQPGVQMNLYRFVKKLGLNPLLCGNIKGLQDRYRNPTTQANFAKQWGQTPHMVTSFADGTKISFEQAIVANATGMKVAQRGMIGLEYKGHVDEMTGMYDLEMLRSLGGIVDYVVGAQPSPGVYVFAEANDSHQQHYLNYGKLGEGPLYSFYVPYHLTIFEVPLSVARVVLFNDVVIAPIAAPVVDVVTTAKIDLKAGETLDGLGWYMTYGQCENYDTVRSQNLLPMGLAEGCRLKRDVPKDQVLTYDDVELPTDTLAHKLRAEQDNLFPVKVPAIV from the coding sequence ATGATTATTGTCGATACCGCACTACAGGCACGCGCAGAGGCAGGCAATCCGATAAAAGTGGGCGTATTTGGCGCAGGATTTATGTCTCGCGGTCTGGTGAATCAGATGGTTAACTATTTGCCGGGAATGCGGCTGGTTGCCGTTTGTAATCGAACGATCGAAGCGGCGATCGCTGCCTATACGGGAGTGGGAGTGCCTGCCGATCAGGTCGTCACCGTTAAAACTGTGGGTGAACTGGAAGATGCGATCGCCCAGGGCAAGTATGCTGTGACGGATGATCCGCTGGTGCTGTGCCAGTCTCCCAGTATCGAGGCGCTGGTGGAAGCTACGGGTCATGTCGAATACGGTGCGCGGGTGACGATGGCGGCGATCGAACACCAGAAGCATATGGTTCTGATGAATGCTGAACTGGACGGCACGGTGGGTCCGCTGCTGAAGGTCTATGCCGATCGCGCAGGGGTCATCCTGACCGGATGTGATGGCGACCAGCCCGGCGTGCAGATGAACCTCTACCGCTTCGTCAAGAAGCTGGGGCTGAATCCGCTTCTCTGCGGCAATATCAAAGGTCTCCAGGATCGCTACCGCAACCCGACTACCCAGGCAAATTTTGCCAAGCAGTGGGGACAAACGCCGCACATGGTGACAAGCTTTGCGGACGGGACGAAGATTTCCTTTGAGCAGGCGATCGTGGCAAACGCGACGGGCATGAAGGTGGCTCAACGCGGCATGATTGGCTTGGAATACAAGGGTCATGTGGACGAGATGACCGGAATGTACGACCTGGAGATGCTGCGATCGCTGGGCGGCATTGTGGATTACGTGGTCGGGGCACAGCCGAGTCCGGGCGTCTATGTGTTCGCGGAGGCAAACGATAGCCATCAGCAGCACTATCTCAACTACGGCAAGCTGGGCGAAGGTCCGCTCTACAGCTTCTATGTGCCCTATCACCTGACGATTTTTGAAGTGCCGCTGTCCGTAGCGCGAGTCGTGCTGTTCAACGATGTGGTGATTGCGCCGATCGCCGCACCTGTCGTGGACGTGGTGACAACTGCCAAGATCGACCTGAAAGCAGGCGAAACCCTGGACGGTCTGGGCTGGTACATGACCTACGGGCAGTGCGAAAACTACGATACCGTGCGTTCCCAAAACCTGCTGCCGATGGGCTTGGCGGAGGGCTGCCGCCTGAAGCGAGATGTGCCGAAGGATCAGGTGTTGACCTACGACGATGTGGAACTGCCCACAGATACCCTGGCGCACAAACTCCGGGCAGAGCAGGATAACCTGTTTCCGGTGAAGGTTCCAGCGATCGTGTAA
- a CDS encoding NAD-dependent epimerase/dehydratase family protein, with amino-acid sequence MKTAQDVIAADLDYICGNLQAEFSQMAGKKLLIVGGAGFLGYYLVQAILHWNKTGGTDPIALTVYDNYIRGIPEWLTDLEGDPHLKLQKHDITHPLPADIEDFQFIIHAASIASPTFYRKYPIETMDANVNGLRTLLEYCKQHKEAGKPVEGFLFYSTSEIYGDPTPENIPTPETYRGNVSCTGPRACYDESKRYGETLCVNFAEQYDLPIKIARPFNNYGPGLKITDRRVLPDFARDVFAGRDIVMLSDGSPTRTFCYIADAIVGYYKILVVGRRGEAYNIGIETPEISMATLADKVVELSKELFDYPGRVIRKESEDKAYLVDNPNRRCPVITKARNDLGYDPCITVEEGLRRSLIWYQGNQVAEDA; translated from the coding sequence ATGAAAACTGCTCAGGACGTGATCGCAGCCGATTTAGATTACATCTGCGGTAATTTGCAGGCTGAGTTTTCCCAGATGGCAGGCAAAAAGCTGCTGATCGTGGGAGGAGCCGGATTTCTCGGCTACTATCTGGTGCAGGCAATTCTGCACTGGAACAAAACGGGCGGCACAGACCCGATCGCTCTCACCGTTTACGACAACTACATTCGCGGCATTCCGGAGTGGCTGACCGATCTGGAGGGTGATCCGCACCTGAAGTTGCAAAAGCACGACATCACCCATCCCCTTCCGGCGGACATTGAGGATTTTCAGTTTATTATTCACGCTGCCTCGATCGCCTCTCCCACCTTTTACCGCAAGTATCCGATCGAAACGATGGATGCCAACGTCAACGGCTTGCGGACGCTGCTGGAATACTGCAAACAGCACAAAGAAGCAGGCAAACCCGTAGAAGGCTTTCTGTTCTACTCAACGAGCGAAATCTACGGCGACCCCACGCCCGAAAATATTCCCACGCCGGAAACCTATCGCGGCAATGTCTCCTGTACGGGACCGCGTGCCTGCTATGACGAGTCGAAGCGGTACGGCGAAACGCTGTGTGTGAACTTTGCGGAGCAGTATGACCTGCCGATCAAGATTGCCCGTCCGTTTAACAACTATGGTCCGGGACTAAAGATTACCGATCGCCGCGTACTGCCGGACTTTGCGCGGGATGTGTTCGCCGGACGGGATATTGTGATGCTGTCAGACGGTTCCCCCACGCGGACGTTCTGCTATATCGCGGATGCGATCGTGGGCTACTACAAAATTCTGGTGGTCGGTCGGCGCGGCGAAGCGTACAACATCGGCATCGAAACGCCGGAAATCTCGATGGCAACCCTGGCGGACAAAGTAGTGGAACTGTCGAAAGAATTGTTCGACTATCCCGGTCGCGTGATTCGCAAGGAAAGCGAAGACAAGGCGTATCTGGTAGACAACCCGAACCGTCGCTGCCCTGTAATTACAAAGGCGCGGAACGATCTGGGCTATGACCCCTGCATCACCGTAGAGGAAGGCTTGCGGCGATCGCTGATCTGGTATCAAGGCAATCAAGTGGCGGAGGATGCATAA
- the rfbC gene encoding dTDP-4-dehydrorhamnose 3,5-epimerase, whose translation MQFTETKLKGAFVVDLELKPDHRGAFARAFCAKEFEDHGLKPIVAQINLSFNHKAGTLRGMHYQIPPASETKFIRCIRGAIYDVIVDMRPHSPTYLQHFGIELTADNRRALYIPELFAHGYQALTDEAEVIYQVGEFYTPGCERGFRYDDPAFQIEWRLPVTEISEKDLSWEPFEAIAGASIT comes from the coding sequence ATGCAATTTACTGAAACCAAGCTCAAGGGAGCCTTTGTCGTAGACCTGGAACTAAAGCCCGATCACCGGGGAGCCTTTGCCAGAGCCTTTTGTGCAAAGGAATTTGAGGATCATGGACTGAAGCCGATCGTCGCCCAGATCAATCTCTCGTTTAATCACAAAGCGGGAACGTTGCGGGGAATGCACTATCAGATTCCGCCCGCCAGCGAGACCAAGTTTATCCGCTGTATTCGAGGCGCGATCTATGACGTGATTGTGGATATGCGTCCCCATTCTCCTACCTATCTACAGCACTTTGGCATCGAGTTAACCGCCGACAACCGCAGGGCACTCTACATTCCCGAACTGTTTGCCCACGGCTATCAGGCGTTAACGGACGAGGCGGAAGTCATCTATCAGGTCGGGGAGTTCTATACGCCGGGATGCGAACGGGGTTTCCGATACGACGATCCGGCATTCCAGATTGAATGGCGTTTGCCCGTCACCGAAATTTCCGAGAAAGATTTGTCCTGGGAACCTTTTGAAGCGATAGCAGGAGCATCAATTACATGA
- a CDS encoding UDP-glucose dehydrogenase family protein has protein sequence MKVSVVGTGYVGLVSGVCLAEKGHQVTCVDVDHAKVERINSGIPPIYEAGLEELLKKNIGKNVVATTDLREAVLNTDLSLIAVGTPFDGNEIDLKYIKLVAEQIGAILKEKDGYHVVIVKSTVVPGTTEDVVLPILEQASGKTAGQDFGVGMNPEFLKEGEAIPDFMYPDRIVLGGIDDRSIDALEDLYAVFENVDKIRTNPRTAEMIKYTANSLLATLISFSNEIGNLCAKVGVDVTEAMHGVHLDKRFTPILEDGTRVFPSMVTYLAAGCGFGGSCFPKDVKALIAYGNKAGSPMNLLESVIDVNANQPQKMIDLLKKHYADLGGKTIAVLGMAFKPGTDDIRESPAIPVTQTLLAEGATVTSYDPIARHEAEKIFGNTVDFRDDLGEAIANVDAILIMTRWQHFHQIPELIANLENPPLVIDGRRMLDKHSVSRYEGIGLKV, from the coding sequence ATGAAGGTTTCAGTCGTTGGAACGGGCTATGTGGGTCTGGTGTCGGGCGTTTGTCTGGCGGAGAAAGGACATCAGGTAACTTGCGTGGATGTCGATCACGCAAAGGTTGAGCGGATCAACAGCGGCATTCCGCCCATCTACGAGGCAGGATTAGAAGAACTGCTGAAAAAGAATATTGGCAAGAACGTGGTGGCAACCACCGACCTGCGGGAAGCGGTGCTGAACACGGATCTTTCCCTGATTGCCGTAGGAACCCCCTTCGACGGGAACGAGATCGACCTGAAGTACATCAAGCTCGTCGCAGAGCAAATCGGGGCAATTCTGAAAGAGAAAGACGGCTATCACGTCGTCATTGTCAAAAGCACGGTCGTCCCCGGAACCACGGAAGATGTCGTACTGCCGATTCTGGAGCAGGCTTCCGGCAAAACAGCGGGGCAGGATTTCGGCGTAGGCATGAACCCGGAATTTCTGAAGGAAGGCGAAGCGATTCCCGACTTCATGTACCCCGATCGCATTGTGCTGGGCGGCATTGACGATCGATCGATCGATGCCCTGGAAGACCTGTATGCGGTGTTTGAGAACGTGGACAAGATTCGCACGAATCCCCGCACCGCCGAGATGATCAAGTACACGGCAAACTCGCTGCTGGCAACGCTGATCTCTTTCTCCAACGAAATCGGCAATCTCTGCGCGAAGGTCGGCGTAGATGTGACGGAGGCAATGCACGGCGTTCACCTCGATAAGCGGTTTACCCCCATCCTGGAGGACGGCACTCGCGTTTTCCCCTCGATGGTGACGTATCTGGCGGCGGGCTGCGGCTTCGGCGGAAGCTGTTTCCCGAAGGATGTAAAGGCTCTGATCGCCTACGGCAACAAGGCAGGCAGTCCAATGAACCTGCTGGAATCCGTGATCGATGTGAACGCCAACCAGCCGCAAAAAATGATCGACCTGCTAAAAAAGCACTACGCCGATCTGGGCGGTAAAACGATCGCCGTTCTGGGTATGGCATTCAAACCGGGAACCGATGACATCCGCGAATCCCCCGCGATTCCTGTCACCCAAACGCTATTAGCAGAAGGTGCAACGGTGACTTCCTACGACCCGATCGCCCGCCACGAAGCTGAGAAAATCTTCGGCAACACAGTGGACTTCCGCGACGATTTAGGAGAGGCGATCGCCAACGTAGACGCAATCCTGATCATGACCCGCTGGCAGCACTTCCACCAGATTCCTGAACTCATCGCCAACCTGGAAAACCCGCCGCTGGTGATTGACGGTCGGAGAATGCTGGATAAGCACAGTGTTTCCCGCTATGAGGGAATTGGTCTGAAGGTCTAA
- the hisF gene encoding imidazole glycerol phosphate synthase subunit HisF, translated as MSKVGSKKTMLAKRILPCLDVKAGRVVKGVNFVNLRDAGDPVELAQIYNQAGADELVFLDITATHEDRDIIYDVVYRTAEQVFIPLTVGGGIQSLETIKKLLRAGADKISLNSAAVRDPDLINRASDRFGNQCIVIAIDARRRNDSENPGWDVFVRGGRENTGLDVVSWAKDVEQRGAGELLITSMDADGTQAGYDLELTRTIAEQVQIPVIASGGAGNCQHIYEAVTEGRAEAALLASLLHYGQLTVSEIKDYLTEKQVLVRQ; from the coding sequence ATGAGTAAGGTTGGGAGCAAAAAAACGATGCTGGCGAAGCGAATTTTGCCCTGTCTGGACGTGAAGGCAGGAAGGGTGGTCAAGGGCGTCAACTTTGTGAACCTGCGGGATGCGGGTGATCCAGTAGAACTGGCGCAGATCTACAATCAGGCGGGTGCAGATGAACTGGTGTTTCTCGACATCACGGCGACCCACGAAGATCGCGACATTATTTATGACGTGGTGTACCGCACCGCAGAGCAGGTATTTATTCCGCTAACGGTTGGCGGCGGTATTCAATCCTTAGAAACTATTAAGAAATTGTTACGAGCCGGAGCAGATAAGATAAGCCTCAACTCTGCTGCCGTGCGTGACCCGGATTTAATTAACAGAGCCAGCGATCGCTTTGGCAATCAGTGTATTGTGATTGCGATCGATGCCCGAAGACGGAATGATTCTGAGAATCCGGGCTGGGATGTTTTCGTGCGGGGTGGACGGGAGAACACGGGGCTGGATGTCGTTTCCTGGGCGAAAGACGTGGAGCAGCGGGGCGCAGGAGAGCTGTTAATCACCAGCATGGATGCGGACGGAACCCAGGCAGGCTATGACCTGGAACTCACTCGCACGATCGCTGAGCAGGTTCAGATTCCTGTGATTGCATCCGGGGGGGCGGGCAACTGTCAGCACATTTATGAGGCAGTAACAGAAGGTCGAGCAGAGGCGGCGTTGCTGGCTTCCCTGCTGCACTATGGACAGCTTACCGTCAGCGAAATCAAGGATTATTTAACGGAAAAGCAGGTTTTAGTGCGGCAATAA